One stretch of Schizosaccharomyces pombe strain 972h- genome assembly, chromosome: III DNA includes these proteins:
- the tdp1 gene encoding tyrosyl-DNA phosphodiesterase Tdp1 translates to MSTLEPEKRRQHEDKSNEIIDSPIFLNKISALPESENVHCLLLKQLIGSPQLKQTWQFNFCVDLNFLLENMHASVFPTVDVRITHGYDSKSDSLARLTAQMNHCPVNVKLYSVYVPMWGTHHSKIMVNFFKDDSCQIVIHTANLVEPDWIGMSQAIFKTPLLYPKANDSLSTSSVPEYGNPSKIRKHEGSLDIKDDRNCDIIDVDSAFENFKHKSDTRSSDDLGVIGRQFQQDFLAYLKNYRHTYELIEKLKMYDFSAIRAIFIGSVPGKFEGEEESSWGLGKLKKILKMLEKDSKKDEKTKFEESDICISQCSSMGSFGPKQEYIAELTDGFGCQRGNWKFLFPTVKEVQQSMLGWQSGSSIHFNILGKTAASQVETLKKGKNLCKWVAMKAGRQRVAPHIKTYMRFSNDGELLRWVLVTSANLSKPAWGTLEGHKAKSRSTRGLRIRSYEAGVLLYPKLFEESQRAPCIMTPTYKTNTPNLDEKRREFYGKRVIGVRMCWDFPPVEYEDKDEIWSPVINRTDKDWLGYVWPPNW, encoded by the coding sequence ATGTCTACTCTTGAGCCCGAAAAGCGTAGACAACATGAAGATAAATCGAATGAAATAATTGACTCTCCtattttcttaaataaaatttctgCATTACCGGAAAGCGAAAACGTTCATTgtcttcttttaaaacagCTCATTGGAAGCCCTCAATTAAAGCAGACTTGGCAATTTAATTTCTGTGTCGaccttaattttttgttggaaAACATGCATGCTAGTGTCTTCCCTACTGTCGATGTCCGTATTACTCATGGATATGACTCCAAGTCTGATAGTTTAGCAAGACTAACTGCCCAGATGAACCATTGCCCTGTTAATGTCAAACTGTACAGTGTTTACGTTCCAATGTGGGGCACGCACCATTCTAAGATTATggtgaattttttcaaagatgATTCATGCCAAATTGTAATACACACAGCCAATTTAGTTGAACCAGATTGGATTGGCATGTCTCAAGCCATCTTCAAAACCCCTCTACTATATCCTAAAGCGAACGATTCCCTTTCAACTTCTAGTGTTCCTGAATACGGTAATCCATCCAAGATAAGGAAGCATGAGGGAAGCCTTGACATCAAAGATGATCGAAACTGTGATATTATTGATGTAGATTCCGCTTTTGAGAATTTTAAACATAAGTCCGATACAAGGAGTAGCGATGATTTGGGTGTAATCGGTCGACAATTTCAACAAGATTTCTTGGCCtatttgaagaattatAGGCACACATATGAGCTTATTGAGAAACTGAAAATGTATGACTTTTCAGCAATCAGAGCAATATTTATTGGATCAGTACCTGGAAAATTCGAAGGCGAGGAAGAAAGCTCTTGGGGATTAGgaaagttaaaaaagattctaAAGATGTTGGAAAAAGATTCAAAGAAGGACGAGAAAACTAAATTCGAAGAGTCTGACATTTGTATTTCTCAGTGTAGTTCCATGGGTTCATTTGGACCCAAACAGGAGTACATTGCCGAATTAACGGATGGTTTTGGTTGCCAACGAGGgaattggaaatttttatttccaaCAGTGAAAGAAGTTCAGCAATCTATGTTAGGTTGGCAATCTGGTTCCTCTATTCATTTCAACATCTTGGGGAAAACAGCTGCAAGCCAAGTGgaaactttaaaaaaaggtaagaATTTATGCAAATGGGTGGCCATGAAAGCTGGTAGACAAAGAGTTGCACCACATATTAAAACGTACATGCGATTTTCGAATGATGGAGAACTACTACGTTGGGTGCTTGTTACTAGTGCTAATTTGAGTAAACCCGCTTGGGGAACTTTAGAAGGTCACAAGGCAAAATCAAGATCAACAAGAGGACTCAGGATTCGGTCCTATGAAGCCGGTGTATTGTTATATCCCaaattatttgaagaaagtCAACGCGCTCCTTGCATTATGACTCCTACTTATAAGACGAATACTCCCAATCTGGATGAGAAAAGGAGAGAGTTTTATGGAAAAAGAGTAATTGGTGTACGAATGTGTTGGGATTTCCCACCTGTTGAGTATGAAGACAAGGATGAGATATGGTCGCCTGTGATAAATAGAACGGATAAGGACTGGTTGGGTTATGTTTGGCCTCCCAATTGGTAA
- the tcb2 gene encoding tricalbin, C2 domain protein (phospholipid binding) ER-plasma membrane tethering protein Tcb2, whose translation MSTHSGDSTKQQHYRSSDPYSGRRPIPTIPKFFRDRKQRAEKKEEQQREQTENEKLFDPITQRDVEINDVHFDYAKTYDDPSFTVPNQSIQGSSLPSEKPYLSSNQPTNVYKQHQDDLAPPEADNQITRDVPISDEKTNILFFPSPSIDLSYVSKEVKQKTGQYSLFAYIFSLVISWFFTHSIIISAVLPLAISSCMYLWMQNIYAVAKDAEWGAEQKRGEYARLNLIPESAEWMNHLLEKVWPLINPEMFSSVADQIEDVMQASIPSFVENVRVASLDQGSHPVRVVSIRSLPSGEASESFSEKQASEAEHKDEPEQQRKQFYNFELCLAYHAKPVEDATSTSARASNLHLRIVFYPGIKGTVGFPLPIWVEIKGFVARIRFRCELMPEVPFLKNVTFSLMGLPELNVSAVPVAEGGVNIFGLPLISKFVNDAISAAANEYVSPKSMTIDLSKTLLGDDIKKEVNALGVIFVHINRAEDLSKQDVNGLSDAYITVGFHKFGKPLYCTRVVKQDLNPIWNEYAFIPVFPDQVKAGEKISIELWDSDRFSPDDVVGRTKIGLHLLIQDSGKMHERCDTLTGISEDTSLPGRVFYEIGYFPRAEFKPSLKTSGHDITIPRSMRDDPAFQNPHGSLDNKEEEAAVTTAPDEEYPSGILSFTVHQAVNLQMNHPTGTFGNVSGNYNTSPAQSVGDVTAEEGSELPSSYVCVDLDDTLVYKTRTKVFTSNPIYNAGSEKFVKDWRNAMLCFTVRDFKLREHDSILGVVNIPLATTLTTSSQLTKWYPIQGGIGFGSVRISILFRSMKLKIPRNLLGWDIGTLEFMDRQIVAEGTGSVSDVSFSSIRVNIAGVKITAKSSTSNSSSTAEYHVRSRHAVIPVNNRYRSAVVFEFRKQLQRKHNVFAMVWLVDLEDNVEQNIRVPIFTSSKPAHVLQNMIDFDHPDKESEFKIIGYLSTRICFHRGLDDSHEQLVDNDDEAAIFETYRCLKSMGLRRGYVKDMKNPLADQRASLDESRETTTASSKFESDDSVDTEDEETTTDRTPIECTQTVSMVDPNVNGDIQGRNSLGTMNSNERNLEQEFISLGYASKNRPKAHAQEGTNQPGASENVEPVLADDSDAVTIHSNISSDDQKRKLVNADDRELEKRLHRGPYNSKIVRTGEWVKDGAKMGWRNLRRKFALNGRQPDVETEISK comes from the coding sequence ATGTCTACTCATAGCGGAGATTCCACCAAGCAACAACACTATCGCTCTTCTGACCCCTATTCAGGACGTCGTCCGATCCCCACTATTCCAAAATTCTTTCGCGATCGCAAACAGCGTGCagagaaaaaggaagagcAACAACGGGAACAGActgaaaacgaaaaattaTTCGACCCAATTACCCAGCGAGATGTAGAGATTAACGACGTTCATTTCGATTATGCCAAAACATATGATGATCCTAGTTTTACAGTTCCTAATCAATCAATCCAAGGTTCATCCTTACCTTCTGAAAAGCCTTATTTGTCATCCAACCAACCAACAAATGTTTATAAGCAGCATCAAGATGATTTAGCTCCACCAGAAGCGGATAATCAAATCACTCGTGATGTCCCTATTAGCGATGAAAAAACGAATATTCTCTTTTTCCCCTCCCCTTCCATTGATCTATCTTATGTATCGAAAGAggtcaaacaaaaaactgGTCAATATTCTTTGTTTGCATATATATTTTCTCTCGTAATTTCGTGGTTCTTTACTCATTCTATTATCATTTCAGCCGTGTTGCCTCTGGCCATTTCTTCATGTATGTATTTATGGATGCAAAATATATATGCTGTTGCCAAGGATGCGGAATGGGGCGCTGAACAAAAACGCGGAGAATACGCTCGTTTGAATTTGATTCCCGAAAGCGCCGAGTGGATGAATCATTTATTGGAAAAAGTTTGGCCCTTAATCAATCCTGAAATGTTTTCTTCTGTAGCTGACCAAATTGAAGATGTAATGCAAGCCTCTATACCGTCGTTTGTTGAAAATGTGCGCGTTGCTTCTTTGGACCAAGGAAGTCATCCCGTTCGTGTTGTTTCCATTCGAAGTTTGCCTTCAGGTGAGGCCAGTGAATCGTTTAGTGAGAAGCAAGCCTCTGAAGCTGAACACAAAGACGAGCCAGAACAGCAGcgaaaacaattttataaCTTCGAACTTTGTCTAGCTTATCACGCCAAACCCGTTGAGGATGCAACATCAACCAGTGCTCGAGCTTCCAACCTGCATTTACGCATAGTTTTTTATCCAGGTATTAAAGGTACAGTGGGATTTCCCCTTCCAATATGGGTCGAGATAAAAGGATTTGTTGCTAGAATCCGCTTTCGCTGTGAACTCATGCCTGAGGTtccttttttgaaaaatgtcACCTTCTCTTTGATGGGACTTCCCGAACTGAATGTGTCCGCTGTTCCCGTAGCTGAGGGAGGTGTTAACATATTTGGACTTccattaatttcaaaattcgtTAATGACGCTATTTCCGCGGCTGCAAATGAATACGTTAGTCCCAAAAGTATGACTATTGATTTGTCCAAGACGCTTTTAGGAGATgatataaagaaagagGTCAATGCATTGGGCGTTATTTTTGTTCATATTAATCGTGCAGAAGATTTAAGTAAGCAGGATGTGAATGGTCTTTCTGATGCTTATATAACCGTCGGTTTTCATAAGTTTGGTAAACCTTTGTACTGTACACGCGTCGTAAAACAGGATCTGAATCCTATCTGGAATGAATATGCTTTTATTCCTGTGTTCCCTGATCAAGTTAAAGCCGGTGAGAAGATTTCTATTGAATTATGGGATAGTGACAGGTTTAGTCCCGATGATGTAGTAGGCCGCACGAAAATCGGTTTACACCTTCTTATTCAAGATTCTGGAAAAATGCATGAAAGATGCGACACGCTTACTGGAATTAGTGAAGATACTAGTCTACCTGGCAGGGTGTTTTACGAAATTGGGTACTTCCCTAGAGCCGAATTTAAACCTTCTTTAAAAACGAGTGGACATGATATCACTATTCCAAGGTCTATGAGAGATGATCcagcttttcaaaatccaCATGGCTCATTGgataataaagaagagGAAGCTGCTGTCACGACTGCTCCTGATGAAGAGTATCCTAGTGgcattttatcttttaccGTGCATCAAGCTGTGAATTTGCAAATGAACCATCCAACTGGTACTTTTGGAAACGTGAGTGGAAACTATAACACAAGTCCGGCTCAGAGCGTAGGAGATGTAACAGCTGAAGAAGGTTCAGAGCTACCTTCTTCCTATGTTTGTGTTGATTTAGATGACACACTCGTGTATAAAACACGAACCAAGGTATTTACATCAAACCCTATTTACAACGCTGGAAGcgaaaaatttgttaaGGATTGGAGAAATGCAATGTTGTGCTTCACCGTACGTGATTTCAAATTGCGTGAACATGATTCCATTCTTGGAGTCGTTAACATTCCACTCGCTACGACGTTAACAACTTCTTCCCAACTGACAAAATGGTATCCCATACAAGGTGGTATCGGATTTGGGAGTGTTCGCATTTCCATTCTTTTTAGGAgtatgaaattgaaaattccCAGAAATTTGTTGGGTTGGGATATTGGTACTCTGGAATTCATGGATCGACAAATTGTTGCTGAAGGAACAGGAAGTGTATCTGATGTTTCATTCTCTTCAATTAGAGTTAACATAGCAGGCGTAAAAATTACTGCTAAAAGTAGTACTTCCAATTCTTCCAGCACTGCTGAATACCATGTTCGGAGTAGACATGCTGTAATTCCAGTTAACAATCGTTACAGATCAGCTGTTGTGTTCGAGTTCAGAAAACAACTTCAGAGGAAACATAATGTATTTGCCATGGTTTGGTTGGTTGATCTGGAAGACAATGTAGAGCAAAACATTCGGGTCCCGATTTTTACTTCGTCCAAACCAGCACATGTTTTACAAAACATGATAGATTTTGATCACCCGGATAAAGAGTCagaatttaaaatcattgGATATTTGAGTACTAGGATATGTTTTCATCGAGGTTTGGACGATTCCCACGAGCAACTTGTTGACAACGACGATGAAGCAGCTATATTTGAGACATATAGATGCCTTAAGTCAATGGGTTTAAGAAGAGGTTACGTGAAAGACATGAAGAATCCGTTAGCGGATCAACGAGCAAGCCTGGATGAAAGCCGAGAGACTACCACTGCATCTTCTAAATTTGAGTCAGATGATTCTGTTGATACCGAGGACGAGGAGACGACCACGGATCGGACACCAATTGAGTGTACACAAACAGTTTCAATGGTGGATCCAAATGTCAATGGAGATATCCAGGGTAGAAACTCTCTAGGTACGATGAATAGTAATGAACGTAACCTTGAGcaagaatttatttctcTTGGTTATGCCTCAAAAAACCGACCGAAAGCACACGCTCAAGAAGGTACTAATCAACCCGGCGCTTCTGAGAACGTTGAACCTGTATTAGCAGATGATAGCGATGCTGTTACAATACATAGCAATATTTCCAGTGATGAtcaaaaaaggaaattggTGAATGCTGATGATCGTGAATTGGAGAAGCGATTACATCGTGGACCTTACAACTCAAAAATTGTGCGCACAGGAGAATGGGTAAAAGATGGAGCGAAGATGGGATGGAGAAATCTTCgaagaaaatttgctttGAACGGACGACAGCCAGATGTTGAAACCgagatttcaaaataa